The following coding sequences are from one Lysobacterales bacterium window:
- a CDS encoding CPBP family intramembrane metalloprotease, which translates to MRIEAGAMRRKAGGRGRVSGAELRWRLHWWLKACRGLAAVIVSLLLSGLVMTSLGSAPYVVFIDLVPATGSAPVDRLSELVENELKRLGADEAIVVTSAPGDGVETGACGGTLLTARFHLSRGDASAFFRSLPALSERAGAPICGWGYRQETDILTLRTLAVASGMPIIALALAILLVRGGGSSRRRLIGTLPGVGPALWMGTQTGALCLLLPLLVVPAMVRLGVPVDTAGDVRTWGLEELAWLTVILVLCAPLVEEYAFRMRFLGAARKAVGPGSALVLSALAFAAFHLPGTIGMWSIYWAIGMVLGLLWLRSRSLLACCTAHASYNATLLAWSIWVRSGT; encoded by the coding sequence ATGAGGATCGAGGCGGGCGCGATGCGCCGCAAGGCAGGCGGGCGGGGCAGGGTGAGCGGGGCGGAACTGCGCTGGCGGTTGCATTGGTGGCTGAAGGCCTGCCGCGGGCTGGCCGCGGTGATCGTCTCTCTCCTCCTCAGCGGCCTGGTGATGACGTCCCTTGGGTCGGCGCCCTACGTGGTTTTCATCGACCTGGTTCCCGCCACCGGATCCGCGCCGGTCGACCGGCTGTCCGAGCTGGTGGAAAACGAGCTCAAGCGTCTCGGCGCCGACGAGGCCATCGTGGTCACTTCCGCGCCCGGTGATGGGGTTGAGACGGGAGCCTGCGGGGGCACCCTGCTCACCGCGCGGTTCCACCTGTCGCGAGGGGATGCGTCGGCCTTCTTCCGCAGCCTGCCTGCGCTGTCCGAGCGGGCCGGTGCGCCGATCTGCGGATGGGGATACAGGCAGGAGACGGATATCCTGACGTTGCGGACGCTCGCCGTTGCGAGTGGCATGCCGATCATTGCCTTGGCGCTGGCCATCCTGCTGGTTCGGGGTGGCGGCTCGTCGCGCCGGCGGCTGATCGGCACCCTGCCCGGCGTCGGGCCGGCTCTGTGGATGGGGACGCAGACGGGCGCGCTGTGCCTGTTGCTGCCACTGCTGGTGGTTCCGGCGATGGTCCGCCTGGGGGTGCCCGTGGATACGGCAGGCGACGTCCGGACCTGGGGTCTGGAGGAACTGGCGTGGCTCACAGTCATTCTGGTGCTCTGCGCGCCGCTGGTCGAAGAGTATGCCTTCCGAATGCGCTTCCTGGGGGCCGCCCGCAAGGCGGTCGGGCCGGGCAGCGCCCTGGTGCTCTCGGCCTTGGCCTTCGCGGCGTTCCACCTGCCGGGCACGATCGGTATGTGGTCGATCTACTGGGCGATCGGCATGGTACTGGGCCTGCTCTGGTTGCGCTCCCGTTCCCTGCTCGCCTGCTGCACTGCGCACGCCAGCTACAACGCCACATTGCTCGCCTGGTCAATCTGGGTCCGCTCCGGGACCTGA
- a CDS encoding O-antigen ligase family protein, whose protein sequence is MNAAHASGGGPVGGAPLPFPALAPVLLLWSVLALLPVGRLSEVPLLVAAGWGLVLLWREGWDLLRLPGVRLALLAFAGYWLPALVSAFDAVDPGRTWGQVAAQLRFAPFALFVAATLRTAAQWRWLLAASALLVAAWVLDAWLQALTGVSLGGAMTSDRLSGVFGAGNLKLGGVLAALSPLLLAWTQRRFGLPGVFAVGLLLAGVILLAGARAAWLVYLLVLAGWCVRPFAGGSGRAIAVAGLLVVAGAGIGLAAYQLSPSFAERFDRTLHLGRGSAGDLDHALAGRLPIWRTAAAMAQAHPVNGVGVRGFRHAYADHARPDDPWLAQGVALHPHQLLLELASETGLFGLVCWALTGLLLLAAGRRAPPEARERGWPVALALLAMTFPLNTHYAFYSSWWGLFFWWLLAVAIAVLHLRPEPPR, encoded by the coding sequence ATGAACGCCGCCCACGCCAGCGGCGGCGGACCTGTGGGTGGCGCGCCTCTGCCGTTCCCGGCGCTGGCGCCGGTCCTGCTGCTGTGGTCGGTGCTGGCCCTGCTGCCGGTCGGCCGGCTCTCGGAAGTGCCCCTGCTTGTGGCGGCGGGCTGGGGCCTGGTCCTGCTCTGGCGGGAGGGTTGGGACCTGCTTCGGCTGCCCGGCGTCCGCCTGGCCCTGCTGGCCTTCGCCGGCTACTGGTTGCCGGCGCTGGTGTCGGCCTTCGATGCGGTCGACCCGGGTCGTACCTGGGGCCAGGTTGCGGCGCAGTTGCGCTTCGCACCGTTCGCGCTGTTCGTCGCGGCAACGCTGCGCACCGCCGCGCAGTGGCGGTGGCTGCTGGCCGCCAGTGCATTGCTGGTGGCGGCCTGGGTACTCGACGCCTGGCTGCAGGCGCTGACCGGCGTCAGCCTGGGCGGGGCGATGACCAGCGACCGCCTGAGCGGCGTGTTCGGGGCCGGCAATCTCAAGCTCGGTGGCGTGCTGGCAGCGCTCTCGCCGCTGCTGCTGGCCTGGACCCAGCGGCGATTCGGACTGCCCGGGGTGTTCGCGGTCGGCCTGCTGCTGGCGGGCGTCATCCTGCTCGCCGGCGCGCGAGCGGCCTGGCTGGTCTACCTGCTGGTGCTGGCCGGCTGGTGCGTGCGGCCGTTCGCGGGCGGCAGCGGCCGGGCGATCGCGGTCGCCGGCCTGCTGGTGGTGGCGGGCGCGGGCATCGGGCTGGCTGCCTACCAGCTCTCGCCCAGTTTCGCCGAACGCTTCGACCGCACCCTGCACCTGGGCCGCGGCAGCGCCGGCGACCTCGATCACGCGCTGGCCGGGCGGCTGCCGATCTGGCGCACCGCTGCGGCGATGGCCCAGGCCCATCCGGTCAACGGCGTGGGCGTGCGCGGCTTCCGGCATGCCTATGCCGACCATGCCCGCCCGGACGACCCCTGGCTGGCGCAGGGCGTCGCCCTGCATCCGCACCAGCTCCTGCTCGAGCTGGCCAGCGAGACCGGCCTGTTCGGGCTGGTCTGCTGGGCCCTGACCGGCCTGCTCCTGCTCGCCGCTGGCCGCCGTGCGCCGCCGGAGGCCCGCGAGCGTGGCTGGCCGGTGGCCCTGGCCCTGCTGGCCATGACCTTCCCCCTCAACACCCACTACGCCTTCTACTCGAGCTGGTGGGGTCTGTTCTTCTGGTGGTTGCTGGCGGTGGCGATCGCCGTCCTGCACCTGCGGCCGGAACCGCCGCGATGA
- a CDS encoding PhnD/SsuA/transferrin family substrate-binding protein — protein MGRTRSRVRWIKRLALWVALAALSGTLAAQADGVLTLGRISDDPRSHFAQLKPLLDYVVPRMADLGIREGRILMARDLRQMAGYLRRGHVDWVTETTGMAMQLQGLAGARPLLLTERNGVRRYQALLLARAVPSAPITLADLTGRSVAFEHVASTSAYLMPAADMLRAGQRLAPLSTIADRPDPGDVGYLFARTPTNIAIWIDKGLVDAGAVSDLDWDNPRAIPPALRERLRVIHRSDPIPRALEVVRGDLPAPVRDRLRRLLLDASGDPQARPALSAFFGTTAFIAIDPDLRAGLTGMQRDFERVRREVE, from the coding sequence ATGGGTCGTACCCGTAGTCGCGTACGCTGGATCAAGCGCCTGGCCCTTTGGGTGGCGCTCGCGGCGCTTTCCGGAACGCTCGCCGCCCAGGCGGATGGCGTGCTCACCCTCGGCCGGATCAGCGACGATCCGCGCAGCCACTTCGCCCAGCTCAAGCCGCTGCTCGACTACGTGGTGCCGCGGATGGCGGATCTCGGCATCCGGGAAGGCCGCATCCTGATGGCTCGGGACCTGCGCCAGATGGCCGGCTACCTGCGGCGCGGGCACGTCGACTGGGTCACCGAGACCACCGGCATGGCAATGCAGCTTCAGGGGCTGGCCGGCGCCCGGCCGCTGCTGCTCACCGAGCGGAACGGCGTGCGCCGCTACCAGGCCCTGCTGCTGGCGCGCGCCGTGCCGTCGGCGCCGATCACCCTGGCCGACCTCACCGGCCGCAGCGTCGCCTTCGAGCATGTCGCCTCGACCAGCGCCTACCTGATGCCGGCAGCGGACATGCTGCGCGCCGGGCAACGGCTGGCACCGCTGTCGACGATCGCCGACCGGCCCGATCCAGGCGATGTCGGCTACCTGTTCGCGCGTACGCCCACCAACATCGCGATCTGGATCGACAAGGGCCTGGTCGACGCCGGTGCGGTCAGCGACCTGGACTGGGACAACCCACGCGCCATCCCGCCGGCGTTGCGCGAGCGCCTGCGCGTGATCCACCGCAGCGATCCGATTCCCCGTGCCCTCGAGGTGGTGCGCGGCGACCTGCCCGCCCCGGTCCGCGACCGTCTGCGGCGACTGCTGCTGGATGCCTCTGGCGACCCGCAGGCGCGGCCGGCGTTGAGCGCGTTCTTCGGCACCACGGCATTCATCGCCATCGACCCCGACCTGCGCGCCGGCCTGACCGGCATGCAGCGCGACTTCGAGCGCGTCCGAAGGGAGGTCGAATGA
- a CDS encoding 2OG-Fe(II) oxygenase: protein MPDAIAAPHRADPTALRKRFDTARPFRHLVLDGFLDEGFANALLAQFPPFERGSAVAEDGSLGNKSTVERIRELGPAYATLDDLVQSRPFLDWLSRATGIPDLLYDPWYFGGGTHENRNGQDLDAHVDFNRHPVEPWHRRLNLIVYLNRQWQDEWGGSLQLHSDPRADDDQVSTITPLFNRAVVFETTEWSWHAFPPIRLPPGRESESRRSIALYFYSRERPAEELAPTHSTIYVDRPLPGRFRSGHVLDEADVQELRVLLKRRDMHLQRLYGDISGLNTQLEGAKAALARGLIGRIEHFARRILARLRRR from the coding sequence ATGCCCGACGCCATCGCAGCGCCCCACCGCGCCGACCCGACCGCCCTGCGCAAGCGATTCGACACCGCGCGTCCTTTCCGGCACCTGGTGCTCGACGGGTTCCTGGACGAGGGGTTCGCGAACGCGCTGTTGGCGCAGTTTCCGCCGTTCGAGCGGGGCAGCGCGGTCGCCGAGGACGGGTCGCTCGGCAACAAGTCGACCGTCGAGCGGATCCGCGAACTGGGCCCGGCCTACGCGACCCTGGACGACCTGGTGCAGTCGCGTCCGTTCCTGGACTGGCTGTCCCGCGCCACCGGCATCCCGGACCTGCTCTACGACCCCTGGTACTTCGGCGGCGGCACCCATGAGAACCGCAACGGCCAGGACCTGGATGCCCACGTCGACTTCAACCGGCACCCGGTCGAGCCCTGGCACCGGCGCCTGAACCTGATCGTCTATCTCAACCGCCAGTGGCAGGACGAATGGGGCGGCTCGCTGCAGCTGCACAGCGACCCGCGCGCCGACGACGACCAGGTCAGCACGATCACGCCGCTGTTCAACCGCGCGGTCGTCTTCGAGACCACCGAATGGAGCTGGCACGCCTTCCCGCCGATCCGGCTTCCGCCCGGGCGGGAGAGCGAGAGCCGCCGCTCCATCGCCCTGTACTTCTACAGCCGCGAGCGGCCCGCGGAAGAGCTGGCGCCCACCCATTCGACGATCTACGTCGACCGGCCCCTGCCCGGCCGCTTCCGCTCCGGCCATGTCCTGGACGAGGCCGATGTCCAGGAACTGCGCGTGCTGCTGAAGCGTCGCGACATGCACCTGCAACGCCTCTACGGCGACATCTCCGGCCTCAACACGCAGCTGGAAGGCGCCAAGGCGGCACTGGCGCGCGGCCTGATCGGGCGCATCGAACACTTCGCACGCCGGATCCTGGCACGGCTGCGCCGACGCTGA
- a CDS encoding glycosyltransferase family 2 protein produces the protein MSRRPLSVVVTTFNNAATLARCLDSVAFAEEIVVLDSGSHDQTCAIAMAAGARLYTEPFKGYGAQKQSAIDKASHDWVLLLDADEELTAAAAAEIAAVLRAPRADGYTLPRLEWLFWRWPSALARPNRFLRLFDRRRTRMGDMPVHAAPQVDGRVVRLRAPFLHHGERDLHTKVDKLNHYSTGLLADARPGRNRFLRLRMVLYPPFVFLRQYLFKRHVLNGSAGFIASVTMAWYAFLKSAKRLEVARRGRSATKGPDAATVRTGPDHE, from the coding sequence ATGAGCCGGCGGCCGTTGTCGGTGGTGGTGACCACCTTCAACAACGCCGCCACCCTGGCGCGCTGCCTGGACAGCGTCGCGTTCGCCGAGGAGATCGTGGTGCTGGATTCCGGCAGCCACGACCAGACCTGCGCGATCGCGATGGCGGCCGGCGCCCGCCTGTACACCGAGCCCTTCAAGGGCTACGGCGCCCAGAAGCAGTCGGCGATCGACAAGGCCAGCCACGACTGGGTGCTGCTGCTCGATGCCGATGAGGAGCTGACCGCGGCGGCCGCCGCCGAGATCGCCGCGGTGCTGCGGGCGCCGCGCGCCGACGGATACACCCTGCCGCGCCTGGAGTGGCTGTTCTGGCGCTGGCCCAGCGCCCTGGCCCGACCGAACCGCTTCCTGCGCCTGTTCGATCGCCGCCGGACGCGGATGGGCGACATGCCGGTGCATGCGGCGCCGCAGGTCGACGGCCGCGTCGTGCGCCTGCGTGCGCCCTTCCTCCACCATGGCGAGCGCGACCTGCACACCAAGGTCGACAAGCTCAACCACTATTCGACCGGCCTGCTCGCCGATGCGCGTCCCGGCAGGAACCGCTTCCTGCGCCTGCGCATGGTGCTGTATCCGCCGTTCGTGTTCCTGCGCCAGTACCTGTTCAAGCGCCATGTCCTCAACGGCAGCGCCGGTTTCATCGCCAGCGTCACCATGGCCTGGTATGCCTTCCTGAAGTCGGCCAAGCGGCTGGAGGTGGCGCGGCGGGGTCGATCCGCCACGAAGGGGCCTGACGCCGCGACGGTGCGGACCGGTCCGGATCACGAGTAG
- a CDS encoding diguanylate cyclase: MKPGWGLRRKVLTGVVAVTGVLLAALGAMVVYERGSQQAALRLSQASQQHLLAESARERTSVLAGQLAWTLSNDLYYFDLQAIGNQLAFALDLPQIERVVVFDGQGRIVHDGSPEISTYGDALDNALVRTALAGDLVALRDDENTIEAAHRIRIGDEVLGGVLVRMDLVALNQAIEAGNRRLEERLARSSRWRLAGMAVLLALVMLSGLAAGWSIQRQIVRPILRLAGAARRIEAGDYRDIAVDSGRSDELGELERTFQGMAAQIRQTHEEVAAKAYLDTLTGLPNRRAFDERLAAQVAEQPARPFALLFLDLDNLKQVNDHHGHDAGDAALVEFAQQAVQHLARSASGQAWLARIGGDEFAVLSTGTPVSGAAVALAEALARRPADEPANRAGDIPVLTASIGIALFPDHARTPSDLLRCADTAMYQAKQAGKRRVVLYRQGNPGGD; the protein is encoded by the coding sequence ATGAAGCCGGGCTGGGGGCTGCGCCGCAAGGTGCTGACCGGGGTCGTCGCGGTCACCGGCGTCCTGCTCGCGGCCCTGGGCGCCATGGTGGTGTACGAGCGTGGCAGCCAGCAGGCCGCCCTGCGCCTGAGCCAGGCCAGCCAGCAGCATCTGCTGGCGGAGAGCGCCCGTGAGCGCACCTCGGTGCTTGCCGGCCAGCTCGCCTGGACGCTCAGCAACGATCTGTACTATTTCGACCTTCAGGCGATCGGCAACCAGCTGGCGTTCGCGCTGGACCTGCCGCAGATCGAGCGCGTGGTGGTGTTCGACGGCCAGGGTCGCATCGTCCACGACGGCAGCCCGGAGATCTCGACCTACGGGGATGCGCTGGACAACGCCCTGGTGCGCACCGCGCTCGCCGGCGACCTGGTCGCCCTTCGCGACGACGAGAACACCATCGAGGCCGCGCACCGGATCCGGATCGGCGACGAAGTCCTTGGCGGGGTCCTGGTGCGCATGGACCTGGTGGCGCTGAACCAGGCGATAGAGGCGGGCAACCGCCGCCTGGAGGAGCGCCTGGCGCGCTCCAGCCGCTGGCGGCTTGCCGGCATGGCGGTGCTGCTGGCGCTGGTCATGCTCAGCGGTCTGGCGGCCGGCTGGTCGATCCAGCGCCAGATCGTCCGGCCGATCCTGCGCCTGGCCGGCGCCGCACGCCGGATCGAGGCCGGCGACTACCGCGACATCGCCGTGGACAGCGGCCGCAGCGACGAGCTCGGCGAACTGGAGCGGACCTTCCAGGGCATGGCCGCGCAGATCCGGCAGACCCACGAGGAGGTCGCCGCCAAGGCCTACCTGGACACCCTGACCGGCCTGCCGAACCGGCGCGCGTTCGACGAGCGCCTCGCGGCCCAGGTCGCCGAGCAGCCCGCCCGCCCGTTCGCCCTGCTGTTCCTGGACCTGGACAACCTCAAGCAGGTCAACGACCACCATGGTCACGACGCCGGCGACGCCGCCCTGGTCGAGTTCGCGCAGCAGGCCGTCCAGCACCTGGCCCGGTCGGCGTCCGGACAGGCCTGGCTGGCACGCATCGGCGGCGACGAATTCGCCGTGCTCAGCACCGGCACCCCGGTGAGCGGCGCCGCGGTCGCGCTTGCCGAGGCACTGGCCCGGCGGCCCGCGGATGAGCCTGCAAACCGTGCCGGCGACATCCCGGTCCTGACCGCATCGATCGGCATCGCCCTGTTCCCGGACCATGCCCGGACGCCCAGCGACCTGCTGCGCTGCGCCGATACCGCGATGTACCAGGCCAAGCAGGCCGGCAAGCGGCGGGTGGTGCTGTACCGGCAGGGCAATCCGGGCGGCGACTGA
- a CDS encoding zinc-finger domain-containing protein: protein MSDTAQRQACAVRRYEVTREALPLSCPMPEMALWNAHPRVYLPLEENGQARCPYCGADYVLVERRAAG, encoded by the coding sequence ATGTCCGACACCGCCCAACGCCAGGCCTGCGCCGTCCGCCGCTACGAGGTCACCCGCGAGGCGCTGCCGCTGAGCTGCCCGATGCCGGAAATGGCCCTCTGGAACGCCCATCCGCGGGTCTACCTGCCCCTCGAGGAGAACGGCCAGGCGCGCTGCCCCTACTGCGGCGCCGACTACGTGCTGGTCGAGCGGCGCGCCGCCGGGTGA
- a CDS encoding YceI family protein, whose product MRSLALATLLVASTAAPALAIEYKVDPRHSQVRFTYSHLGFANITGRFDTMEGSIVYDAADPGASSVTMTVAIDSISTGVAALDDHLKRDDFFDAAEHPSARFASTAVEAAGEDRLKVTGELSIHGVTREVEFDVTVNKVGTHPMRNVPAAGFDAVATIRRSDFGIDKYVPNIPDEVRIEVTVEALGSAAE is encoded by the coding sequence ATGCGTAGTCTTGCCCTGGCCACCCTGCTCGTCGCGTCGACGGCGGCCCCCGCGCTCGCCATCGAGTACAAGGTCGATCCGCGCCACAGCCAGGTGCGCTTCACCTATTCCCACCTGGGCTTCGCCAACATCACCGGGCGCTTCGACACCATGGAAGGCAGCATCGTCTACGACGCCGCCGACCCCGGCGCCTCGTCGGTGACCATGACGGTCGCGATCGACAGCATCTCCACCGGCGTCGCCGCGCTCGACGACCATCTCAAGCGCGACGACTTCTTCGATGCCGCCGAACATCCATCGGCGCGGTTCGCCAGCACCGCCGTCGAGGCCGCCGGCGAGGACCGCCTCAAGGTCACGGGCGAACTCAGCATCCACGGCGTCACCCGCGAGGTCGAGTTCGACGTCACCGTCAACAAGGTCGGCACCCATCCGATGCGCAACGTGCCTGCCGCCGGCTTCGATGCGGTCGCGACCATCCGGCGCTCGGATTTCGGCATCGACAAGTACGTCCCGAACATCCCCGACGAGGTGCGCATCGAGGTGACCGTCGAGGCCCTGGGCAGCGCGGCGGAGTGA
- a CDS encoding glycosyltransferase: MLTVLQVLPALDSGGVEQSTLEISDALVAAGHRSVVASAGGRLLPALLAGGAEHHRLAVGRKSPALLPAALRLRRLLRGLRPDIVHARSRLPAWLAWWALRGLPDGQRPRFVTTAHGLNSPGRYSAIMARGERVIAVSATVRDWLLRHYPVPPARIEVIPRGIDPARWRCDLADAAAWRARLEQAHPALAGRRLLVLPGRGTRLKGHVDAIAVLAGLVAAGTDAALLLQGAADTGRPAYLEGLRAQAGRHGVGDRLVIAPASADIVGTLACADLVLQLSSRPEAFGRTVIEALSLGRPVLGWAHGGVGELLAELYPEGAVAPGDIAGAVARAGALLADAPRPGPVPYTLSAMQERTLALYQRLVGSASR, translated from the coding sequence GTGCTGACGGTGCTGCAGGTGTTGCCGGCGCTGGACAGCGGCGGAGTGGAGCAGTCGACGCTGGAGATCAGCGACGCCCTGGTCGCCGCCGGTCATCGCTCGGTGGTGGCCAGCGCGGGTGGACGCCTGCTGCCGGCGCTGCTCGCCGGCGGGGCGGAGCACCACCGGCTCGCGGTCGGGCGCAAGTCGCCGGCCCTGCTGCCGGCGGCGCTGCGCCTGCGGCGCCTGCTGCGGGGACTGCGCCCCGACATCGTGCATGCCCGTTCCCGGCTGCCCGCGTGGCTGGCCTGGTGGGCGCTGCGCGGCCTGCCGGACGGACAGCGGCCGCGCTTCGTCACCACTGCGCACGGCCTGAACTCGCCGGGCCGCTACAGCGCGATCATGGCGCGCGGCGAGCGCGTGATCGCGGTGTCGGCGACCGTGCGCGACTGGCTGCTGCGCCATTATCCCGTGCCGCCGGCGCGCATCGAGGTGATCCCGCGCGGCATCGATCCCGCGCGCTGGCGCTGCGACCTCGCCGATGCCGCCGCGTGGCGGGCGCGCCTCGAGCAGGCGCACCCGGCCCTGGCGGGCAGGCGCCTGCTTGTGCTGCCCGGGCGCGGCACCCGGTTGAAGGGCCACGTCGATGCCATCGCCGTGCTGGCCGGTCTGGTCGCTGCCGGCACCGACGCGGCCCTGCTGCTGCAGGGCGCCGCCGACACGGGGCGCCCGGCCTATCTTGAAGGTCTGCGCGCGCAGGCCGGCCGTCACGGCGTCGGCGACCGTCTGGTCATCGCGCCGGCCAGCGCGGACATCGTCGGGACCCTGGCCTGCGCCGACCTCGTCCTGCAGTTGTCGAGCCGGCCGGAGGCGTTCGGTCGCACCGTGATCGAGGCCCTGTCGCTGGGTCGGCCGGTGCTCGGTTGGGCCCACGGCGGCGTTGGCGAGCTGCTCGCCGAACTCTATCCGGAAGGTGCGGTGGCGCCCGGCGACATCGCGGGGGCAGTGGCGCGGGCAGGGGCCCTGCTCGCCGACGCGCCGCGACCCGGGCCGGTGCCCTACACCCTGTCCGCCATGCAGGAGCGCACGCTGGCGCTCTACCAGAGGCTGGTCGGGAGCGCTTCGCGATGA
- a CDS encoding serine/threonine protein kinase, with product MDTLLKRDAFGAIWLCQDRDDARIRRDLSAVRWWLRPLARRGAAREARALRRLHDVDGVPRLLSWTGMALERSHIAGLPMQQGQPRHPDYFRAAHRLLRQLRARGVVHNDLAKEPNWLVRDDGRPAIVDFQIAGIGAPRSRWFRLLAREDLRHLLKHKRTYCPEHLTPVERRLLARRSWLSRAWRRSGKRLYNWLTRRVLRWQDNEGRG from the coding sequence ATGGACACGCTCCTGAAGCGCGATGCCTTCGGCGCCATCTGGCTCTGCCAGGACCGCGACGATGCCCGGATCCGGCGCGACCTTTCGGCCGTGCGCTGGTGGCTGCGGCCCCTGGCGCGCCGCGGCGCCGCCCGGGAGGCACGCGCCCTGCGCCGGCTGCACGATGTCGACGGCGTGCCGCGCCTGCTGTCATGGACGGGCATGGCGCTGGAGCGCAGCCACATCGCGGGCTTGCCCATGCAGCAGGGCCAGCCGCGGCACCCGGACTACTTCCGCGCCGCGCACCGGCTGCTGCGGCAACTGCGGGCGCGCGGCGTGGTCCACAACGACCTCGCCAAGGAACCCAACTGGCTGGTCCGCGACGACGGCCGGCCGGCGATCGTCGATTTCCAGATCGCCGGCATCGGCGCGCCGCGCTCGCGCTGGTTCCGCCTCCTGGCGCGCGAGGACCTCCGCCATCTGCTCAAGCACAAGCGCACCTATTGTCCGGAGCACCTGACGCCGGTGGAGCGGCGCCTGCTGGCGCGGCGCTCCTGGCTGTCGCGCGCCTGGCGGCGCAGCGGCAAGCGGCTCTACAACTGGCTGACCCGGCGCGTGCTGCGCTGGCAGGACAACGAGGGGCGCGGATGA